A genomic region of Marinitoga sp. 1197 contains the following coding sequences:
- the era gene encoding GTPase Era, whose amino-acid sequence MKSGFVAVAGKPNVGKSTLINAIMKRKVVIVSDKPQTTRNRVNCILNTPDAQIVLVDTPGIHKPLHKFGEYMVKIAINALKGQDLILFLIDPIDMVRESDLNIARIIKESGIPTILIINKVDAATQNQIEEAEKRIKTVLDEKSNVIAEFKISALTGKNISELLEKIIEVLPEGPQYFPEDMTTDRPLAFMISELIREKIFHLTSEEIPHSTAVVVEEITNKENLIYIRAEIYIERQSQKGIIIGQKGRMIKKIGMLARKDIEMLLDDRVYLDLYVKVKDKWRQKDSIILNTIGLKNDLE is encoded by the coding sequence ATGAAAAGTGGATTTGTAGCAGTAGCAGGAAAACCAAATGTTGGGAAATCCACATTAATAAATGCGATAATGAAAAGAAAAGTGGTTATAGTGTCAGATAAACCACAAACCACAAGAAATAGGGTAAATTGCATATTGAATACACCAGATGCACAGATAGTATTGGTGGATACACCGGGGATACATAAACCATTACATAAATTTGGAGAATATATGGTAAAAATAGCAATAAACGCATTAAAAGGGCAGGATTTAATACTCTTTTTAATAGATCCAATAGATATGGTTAGAGAATCAGACCTGAACATAGCCAGAATAATAAAAGAATCCGGTATCCCCACAATACTGATAATAAACAAAGTAGATGCAGCAACACAAAATCAAATAGAAGAAGCAGAAAAAAGAATAAAAACAGTACTTGACGAAAAATCAAATGTCATAGCAGAATTCAAAATTTCAGCATTAACAGGTAAAAACATATCAGAATTACTTGAAAAAATAATAGAAGTATTACCAGAAGGGCCACAATATTTTCCTGAAGACATGACAACAGACAGGCCGTTAGCATTTATGATATCAGAATTAATAAGGGAAAAAATATTCCATTTAACCTCAGAAGAAATACCGCATTCTACAGCAGTAGTGGTGGAAGAAATAACAAATAAAGAAAACCTTATATATATCAGAGCAGAAATATATATTGAAAGACAATCGCAAAAAGGTATAATCATAGGGCAAAAAGGAAGAATGATAAAAAAAATAGGAATGCTCGCAAGAAAGGATATAGAAATGCTACTTGATGACAGAGTTTATCTTGATTTATATGTAAAAGTAAAAGACAAATGGAGACAAAAAGATTCGATAATATTAAATACAATAGGACTGAAAAACGACCTGGAATAA
- a CDS encoding tyrosine-type recombinase/integrase, whose translation MEIERKEINKFDEILIEFLEELDDVTDETKKQYTKSIKYFLNYLRKRNVSKPTPKTVKMWKTFLLKEKSPYTVNLYLSGIRRFFAFLEDRGLYANIARNVKGAKRPFGHQKDILTDDEIREIFQTIDTSNLSGKRNMAIIKLLAYTGIRTYSLTRIKIRDIVKRNNKVLLHYKSKGHVGKDSIISLHKDVYEAINDYLKERNKIKKVKPNDPLFISLSKNSYGNALTERAIQMIIDKYFNELGLKDFRGGKKLSAHSFRHTVITKIALNHGIEAAKQIAGHKNISTTQIYYHEATSVALEADELIDFNE comes from the coding sequence GTGGAAATAGAAAGAAAAGAGATAAATAAATTTGATGAGATTCTCATTGAATTTCTTGAAGAACTCGATGATGTGACTGATGAGACAAAAAAACAATATACAAAGTCTATAAAATATTTTTTAAATTATTTGAGAAAACGCAATGTATCAAAGCCAACACCAAAAACAGTTAAAATGTGGAAAACCTTTTTATTAAAGGAAAAAAGTCCATATACTGTAAATTTATACCTATCAGGTATAAGGCGTTTTTTTGCTTTTTTAGAAGACAGAGGATTATATGCAAATATTGCAAGGAATGTAAAAGGAGCCAAAAGACCTTTTGGACATCAAAAGGATATATTAACAGACGATGAGATAAGAGAGATTTTTCAAACTATTGATACGTCAAATTTGTCTGGAAAAAGAAATATGGCAATAATAAAATTGCTCGCATATACAGGTATAAGAACATATTCTTTAACGAGGATAAAAATAAGAGATATTGTAAAAAGAAATAATAAGGTTTTACTGCATTATAAATCCAAAGGTCATGTTGGAAAGGATTCTATAATTTCACTTCATAAGGATGTATATGAAGCGATAAATGATTATTTAAAAGAAAGGAATAAGATAAAAAAGGTTAAACCAAATGATCCTTTATTTATTTCACTTTCAAAGAATTCATATGGAAATGCTTTAACGGAAAGAGCTATTCAGATGATTATTGATAAATATTTTAATGAGTTGGGTTTGAAGGATTTTAGAGGCGGAAAAAAGTTGTCTGCACATTCATTCAGACATACTGTTATTACAAAAATAGCTTTAAACCATGGCATAGAAGCTGCGAAACAGATTGCAGGACATAAGAATATTTCTACAACACAGATTTATTATCATGAAGCAACTTCTGTTGCACTTGAAGCGGATGAACTTATTGATTTTAATGAATAA
- a CDS encoding Lon protease family protein yields the protein MKLKLEDFKINMPQLNFETTESLKPITQYFGQKRAYESILMGLEIEQKTHNIFITGPVNTGRRTFAKNILAQYSTNKKTPKDYIYVYNFKNSMRPKAISLKSGEAKIFKNELEETIEMAFNAIKKGLEGEDFSQKRTQLEQEYLNERKKIWEDLKKQVESLSFKLQFTSDGAVTIPVYEGKELTDEEYEKLPEDIKSKYEEKTPILRQLMEKAMIKITETDKSYREQLRNLEKYWALFTISGIFENLIKKYNGNSDVVEYLNDIKNDLSENFPEILSDENILKYYRKKYSVNIIIDNSSISGAPVIEATDPTYSSLIGKIEYISQMGVLKTDFMMIKPGMLHKANGGYLILDAEKVMRNPYVWEALKNALMNREVKIENLEGKMGLSVVHTLEPDPIPLDIKVILIGEEWMYEMLYAYDPDFKKLFNIKVPFDTEIDLNKENADYFAQFVKNIIKENNLRDFTKKAIEELIKYSCRINGRNDKLSAKFGLLKNIILESNYISDRYSDTIPYVDGNAVKEAIKKHENMFSLYRDKIMDSIKDGQLILETDGMKIGQINGLTVMEVDTLSFGVPVKITAKVFSAKQAGLLDIQRDSDMSGKIHRKSTYIIENYFYSKYHLDENMVFSASISFEQVYSILEGDSASLAEVLALISAISAVPIKQNFAVTGSIDQNGNIQPVGGIIEKIEGFYNVCKIKGLNSKHGVVIPYQNVKNIVLNHEIEEAIKNNKFHIYVVKNVDDAIDIMMDKKAGKTDEFGNYEKDTVNYRVLEGIRYLKKLHPTKKRFWLWK from the coding sequence TTGAAATTAAAATTAGAAGATTTTAAGATTAATATGCCACAATTGAATTTTGAAACTACAGAGAGTTTAAAGCCAATAACACAATATTTTGGTCAGAAAAGAGCATACGAATCTATTTTAATGGGCCTTGAAATAGAACAGAAAACACATAATATTTTTATAACAGGTCCAGTAAATACAGGCAGGAGGACTTTTGCTAAAAATATTTTGGCACAATATTCAACAAATAAAAAAACACCAAAGGATTATATTTATGTTTATAATTTTAAGAATTCGATGAGGCCAAAAGCCATTTCATTGAAATCTGGAGAGGCTAAAATTTTTAAAAACGAGCTTGAAGAAACCATAGAAATGGCTTTTAATGCTATAAAAAAAGGACTTGAAGGTGAGGACTTTTCACAAAAAAGGACACAATTAGAGCAGGAATATTTAAATGAAAGAAAAAAAATATGGGAAGATTTGAAAAAACAAGTGGAAAGTTTGAGTTTTAAGCTACAATTTACATCCGACGGTGCTGTAACTATACCAGTATATGAAGGTAAAGAGCTAACGGATGAGGAGTATGAAAAATTACCAGAAGATATAAAAAGTAAGTATGAAGAAAAAACTCCTATTTTAAGGCAATTGATGGAAAAAGCTATGATAAAAATAACAGAAACTGATAAAAGTTATCGTGAACAATTGAGAAATCTTGAAAAATATTGGGCTTTATTTACAATATCTGGAATATTTGAGAATCTTATAAAAAAGTATAATGGAAATTCTGATGTGGTTGAATATTTAAATGATATAAAAAACGACCTGTCAGAAAACTTTCCAGAAATTTTATCCGATGAAAATATATTAAAATATTATAGAAAGAAATATTCTGTAAATATTATAATCGACAATTCATCAATAAGTGGAGCTCCTGTAATAGAAGCAACGGATCCAACTTATTCTTCATTAATAGGGAAGATTGAGTATATTTCGCAAATGGGTGTATTAAAAACAGATTTTATGATGATAAAGCCAGGGATGCTACATAAGGCTAATGGTGGATATTTAATTCTTGATGCTGAAAAGGTTATGAGAAATCCATATGTATGGGAAGCGTTAAAAAATGCTTTGATGAATAGGGAAGTGAAGATAGAGAATTTAGAGGGGAAAATGGGATTAAGTGTTGTTCATACTCTGGAGCCAGACCCTATTCCACTTGATATAAAGGTAATTTTAATAGGAGAAGAGTGGATGTATGAAATGTTATATGCTTATGATCCCGATTTTAAAAAATTATTTAATATAAAGGTACCTTTTGATACGGAAATCGATTTAAATAAGGAAAATGCTGATTATTTTGCACAGTTTGTAAAAAATATAATAAAGGAAAATAATTTAAGAGATTTTACGAAAAAGGCAATAGAAGAATTGATAAAGTATTCATGTCGAATTAATGGAAGAAATGATAAGCTTTCTGCAAAATTTGGATTATTAAAGAACATTATACTTGAATCAAATTATATTTCTGATAGATATAGTGATACTATACCATATGTTGATGGCAATGCTGTAAAAGAAGCTATTAAAAAACATGAAAACATGTTCTCTTTATACAGGGATAAAATAATGGATTCAATAAAAGATGGGCAATTGATTTTGGAGACAGATGGTATGAAAATCGGTCAGATAAATGGTTTAACGGTTATGGAGGTAGATACGTTATCCTTTGGAGTGCCTGTAAAGATAACAGCTAAAGTTTTCTCGGCAAAGCAGGCGGGATTGCTCGATATTCAAAGGGATTCTGATATGAGCGGAAAAATACACAGGAAATCAACGTATATTATAGAAAATTATTTTTATTCAAAGTATCATCTTGATGAAAACATGGTATTTTCTGCCTCAATAAGTTTTGAACAAGTGTATTCTATACTCGAAGGAGACAGTGCATCTCTTGCAGAGGTTTTGGCGTTGATATCTGCAATATCAGCTGTTCCAATAAAGCAAAATTTTGCTGTAACAGGTTCTATTGATCAGAATGGGAATATACAGCCTGTTGGTGGAATAATAGAAAAGATAGAAGGTTTTTATAATGTATGTAAAATTAAGGGATTAAACTCGAAACATGGCGTAGTAATTCCATATCAAAATGTTAAAAATATTGTGTTGAATCATGAAATTGAAGAAGCTATTAAAAATAATAAATTTCATATATATGTTGTAAAAAATGTAGATGATGCGATAGATATAATGATGGATAAAAAAGCTGGGAAAACAGATGAATTTGGGAATTATGAAAAGGATACGGTAAATTATAGGGTATTGGAAGGAATAAGGTATTTAAAGAAATTACATCCCACTAAAAAGAGGTTTTGGCTGTGGAAATAG
- a CDS encoding type II secretion system protein, with protein sequence MALKNKAGFSLYEVLIVLAVIAILGAFAVPMVNNVVMKAKMTKIINDMKVLENSVIQYYYNEDSLPTDINALIAGNYLENSVDGIDFSVNSNVVYVFYTNEFDKADSLENLDATLKWSGSNTDFSSLDDTPSDTKKYPVLKVIF encoded by the coding sequence ATGGCTTTGAAAAATAAAGCTGGATTTTCTTTGTATGAAGTGCTTATTGTACTGGCGGTTATTGCTATTCTGGGAGCATTTGCTGTTCCTATGGTAAATAATGTTGTAATGAAGGCGAAGATGACAAAGATTATAAACGATATGAAGGTTCTGGAAAATTCTGTTATTCAGTATTATTACAATGAGGATTCTTTGCCAACCGATATCAACGCTTTAATTGCTGGAAATTATCTTGAGAACTCTGTTGACGGTATTGATTTTAGTGTTAACAGCAATGTTGTTTATGTGTTTTATACCAATGAATTCGATAAGGCTGATTCTCTTGAAAATTTGGATGCTACTTTAAAATGGAGTGGTTCTAATACAGATTTTTCTTCACTTGATGATACACCTTCTGATACTAAAAAATATCCAGTTTTAAAGGTTATTTTTTAA
- the galE gene encoding UDP-glucose 4-epimerase GalE — MAILITGGAGYIGSHACIEFLNAGYKIVVLDNFSNSKPEVLNRIKEITGKDFKFYEIDLLNKKDVEKIFDENQIDAVIHFAGLKAVGESVAIPLKYYHNNITGTLNLLEIMKEKNVKKIVFSSSATVYGNPEKVPITEDAPLSATNPYGRTKLFIEEILKDLYISDNEWSIALLRYFNPIGAHESGKIGEDPNGIPNNLMPYITQVAVGKREKLYVFGNDYNTHDGTGVRDYIHVVDLVIGHIKALEKIMNEEGVKVYNLGTGVGYSVLDVVKAFEKANNIKIPYEITNRRPGDVDQIYADPTKALKELGWKAERNLVDMCRDSWNWQKNNPNGYD, encoded by the coding sequence GTGGCGATATTAATAACAGGTGGAGCAGGGTATATAGGTTCTCATGCATGTATAGAATTTTTAAATGCAGGATATAAAATTGTAGTTTTAGATAATTTTTCAAATAGCAAACCAGAGGTTTTAAATAGAATAAAAGAAATAACAGGAAAAGATTTCAAATTCTATGAAATAGATTTATTAAACAAAAAAGATGTAGAAAAAATATTTGATGAAAATCAAATAGATGCAGTAATACATTTTGCAGGTTTAAAGGCTGTTGGCGAATCTGTAGCAATACCTTTGAAATATTATCATAACAACATAACTGGAACTTTAAATCTATTGGAAATAATGAAGGAAAAAAATGTAAAAAAAATAGTTTTCAGTTCATCAGCAACAGTATATGGTAATCCTGAAAAAGTTCCAATAACAGAAGATGCACCATTATCAGCAACAAACCCATATGGAAGAACAAAGTTATTCATAGAAGAAATATTAAAAGATTTATACATATCAGATAATGAATGGAGCATAGCATTATTAAGATACTTTAATCCAATAGGAGCACATGAATCAGGAAAAATTGGCGAAGATCCAAATGGTATACCAAACAATTTAATGCCATACATTACGCAGGTAGCAGTTGGGAAAAGAGAAAAATTATATGTATTTGGGAACGATTATAATACTCATGATGGAACAGGAGTGAGAGATTATATACATGTTGTGGATTTAGTAATTGGACATATAAAAGCATTGGAAAAAATAATGAATGAAGAAGGTGTAAAAGTATATAATCTTGGAACCGGCGTAGGATATAGCGTTTTAGATGTAGTAAAAGCATTTGAAAAAGCAAATAACATAAAAATACCTTATGAAATAACAAATAGAAGACCTGGTGATGTAGATCAAATATATGCAGATCCAACAAAGGCTTTAAAAGAATTAGGATGGAAAGCAGAAAGAAATTTAGTCGATATGTGCAGAGATTCATGGAACTGGCAAAAGAATAATCCTAATGGTTATGATTAA
- a CDS encoding exopolysaccharide biosynthesis polyprenyl glycosylphosphotransferase, producing MKINSNFLKLIDYIFLMVFNLYITQNIYISFIFSTLIYLGIYAFRTYDFENIESWNDTIIRVFAGMMLGFIVILSFYAIFDKYISKEYFLDNFLFNIIVLPLVHKISYYMLIKNITPKKYIVIGKKEEWYKLMNEIEKKSLGKLQFVEYINPSPVKLKKLIKVYDGVLVADPKLEKLVIDEINEFKENGIKVEYLPVIVERFLKRIPIQVAEKFKSHYEVAFSEIKESPAKRIVDIFISLIALIILSPVFLLISIAIFIENGKPIIFKQKRIGKDEKEFVLIKFRSMYNNKNKAEKFADKERNRIMKSGKIIRPIRLDEIPQFINILKGEMSFVGPRPEQPGFVKQFNELIPFYEFRHKVKPGLTGWAQINYKYPTTLEETKIKTSYDLYYVKNRTTLLDLKIIMQTIEAIFWKKGI from the coding sequence ATGAAAATAAATTCAAATTTTTTAAAATTAATTGATTATATATTTTTAATGGTTTTTAATTTATATATAACTCAAAACATATATATATCATTTATATTTTCAACATTAATATATCTTGGAATTTACGCATTTAGAACATATGATTTTGAAAATATAGAGAGCTGGAATGATACAATAATTAGAGTTTTTGCTGGTATGATGTTGGGATTTATAGTTATTTTATCCTTTTATGCGATATTTGATAAATATATTTCGAAAGAATATTTTCTTGATAATTTTTTGTTTAATATAATTGTGCTTCCTTTGGTACATAAAATTAGTTATTATATGTTAATAAAAAATATAACACCAAAAAAATATATAGTGATAGGCAAAAAAGAAGAATGGTATAAATTAATGAATGAAATAGAGAAAAAAAGTCTTGGGAAATTGCAATTTGTTGAATATATAAATCCCTCGCCAGTCAAATTAAAAAAATTAATTAAAGTATATGATGGTGTATTAGTAGCAGATCCTAAATTAGAAAAATTAGTAATTGATGAAATAAATGAATTTAAAGAGAATGGCATAAAAGTTGAGTATTTACCAGTGATTGTAGAGAGATTTTTAAAGAGGATACCTATACAGGTTGCTGAAAAATTTAAATCACACTATGAAGTGGCTTTTAGCGAAATAAAAGAATCACCAGCAAAAAGAATTGTTGATATATTTATATCGTTAATAGCATTAATTATATTATCTCCAGTTTTTTTGTTAATTAGTATAGCAATATTTATTGAAAATGGCAAACCTATAATATTCAAGCAAAAAAGAATTGGCAAAGATGAAAAAGAGTTTGTGTTGATAAAATTTAGAAGTATGTATAATAATAAAAATAAAGCAGAAAAATTTGCTGATAAAGAAAGAAATAGAATAATGAAATCTGGTAAAATAATTAGGCCAATAAGACTTGATGAAATACCCCAGTTTATTAATATTTTGAAAGGTGAAATGTCGTTTGTTGGTCCAAGACCAGAACAACCAGGATTTGTAAAACAATTTAATGAGTTAATTCCTTTTTATGAATTTAGACATAAAGTGAAGCCCGGATTAACAGGCTGGGCTCAAATTAATTATAAATACCCAACCACATTAGAAGAAACAAAAATAAAAACAAGTTATGATTTATATTATGTAAAAAATAGAACAACGCTTTTAGATTTAAAAATAATAATGCAAACAATAGAAGCAATATTTTGGAAGAAAGGAATATAA
- a CDS encoding glycosyltransferase, with protein MLLNVVKMFPPEMGGVEVVAKEISKIGKQYFKESFVITFNNENKFIIENIDGVKVYRLKTILRKDPVRISFQYNSYLKKISKEVRKIIFHFPAFQPEMFFLFKDIKNVEKISFYHADITGRGKLGKLYNNYIVFNYLKKMDKIIVTSPNIIKTSPVLSKFTNKIEIIPLFVNTNHFFYRPNNMKKNILDKLSIMKKDAKIVMYIGRLGRYKGLEYLIEATKKLPKNYFTVIIGNGPKKKKLEKMVKSEKINNKVIFINHIPYNKMPEYYSAADVFVLPSIDRGEAFGLVAIEAMACGVPVITTELGTGTSFHNINGITGKIVPPKNSEALKNAILEVINGNFKKEEIIKRAKNFSLDIFKNNIIKVLGG; from the coding sequence ATGCTATTAAATGTTGTAAAGATGTTCCCGCCAGAAATGGGTGGTGTTGAAGTAGTAGCAAAAGAAATTTCAAAAATAGGGAAGCAATATTTTAAAGAGTCATTTGTAATAACTTTCAATAATGAAAATAAATTTATTATTGAAAATATTGATGGAGTAAAAGTTTATAGGTTAAAGACGATTTTAAGAAAAGACCCAGTAAGAATATCTTTTCAATATAATAGCTATTTAAAAAAAATTTCCAAAGAGGTAAGAAAAATAATTTTTCATTTTCCAGCATTTCAGCCAGAAATGTTTTTTCTATTTAAAGATATAAAGAATGTAGAAAAAATTTCATTTTATCATGCTGATATTACTGGGAGAGGAAAATTGGGGAAGCTATATAACAATTACATAGTTTTTAATTATTTAAAAAAGATGGATAAAATAATTGTGACTTCTCCAAATATCATAAAAACCTCTCCTGTTTTATCGAAATTTACAAATAAAATAGAGATAATTCCTTTATTTGTAAATACAAATCACTTTTTTTATAGACCTAATAATATGAAAAAGAATATATTAGATAAATTATCAATAATGAAAAAAGATGCGAAAATAGTTATGTATATTGGAAGATTAGGAAGATATAAGGGATTAGAATATTTGATAGAAGCAACAAAAAAATTACCAAAAAATTATTTTACAGTTATTATTGGTAATGGACCAAAGAAAAAAAAATTGGAGAAAATGGTAAAATCAGAAAAAATAAATAATAAAGTAATTTTTATTAACCATATTCCTTATAATAAAATGCCAGAGTATTATTCTGCAGCAGACGTTTTTGTATTACCCTCAATAGATAGAGGTGAAGCATTTGGGTTAGTAGCAATTGAAGCAATGGCGTGTGGAGTTCCTGTAATAACCACAGAGTTAGGGACAGGAACATCTTTTCATAATATAAATGGAATAACGGGGAAGATTGTTCCTCCAAAAAATTCTGAAGCATTGAAAAATGCAATTTTAGAAGTTATAAATGGAAATTTTAAAAAAGAAGAAATAATAAAAAGAGCTAAAAACTTTTCTCTGGATATATTTAAAAATAACATTATAAAAGTCTTGGGAGGATAA
- a CDS encoding GumC family protein, whose amino-acid sequence MDDKKINNSINSLLYSIKKNKILFFVIILFIMFITVFYLKYIAVKYWEAKQVIEYNENASIQNISELNILGNLGGSSNSSVSIELNRMISDDVLEKVVEDLNMVDFLNSKLTLYQKLFKVKYSKRSAIRYLKNSIHFFPKKENPNIVEIKVRTINPTYAASIISLMYKYYSSYTKSIDMKKSEILINQIKEKFDQISQELDNINEKIVKFKAINKITENETNGYLIDYYIKTYTNLLSIENQKADYELRKINIENSINNIDTDLKKLLIFNSNSELKNIKSKIINLKIELETTKLLSPQSPKVFELETTIKTLNEEYNSLLQNELNKNKLAFLASIDKELYKEYTSILSSLDNMDLLKKTYEGILNKIDREINNKIGPTYEYLQLKKNQKMLELKYQMYLNTLENEKLKVSMLKDKFIVINKVYIPESSAAPNKKLGLAIGFIFSIFLSMFVVNLKEAFNQRIDSLYKLRNIYGGPDFTFSEIKDISNIAIYSKLNGYKKIGILFSEELEYLKEEILEAFFLYDFKIIMDNNNNNNKEKIIEEFNDFKNKNDQFMLTMINGINSFKYSLYKDHIDIFYVIANEFYIQDLIDILDKNKNVKIIYFQKG is encoded by the coding sequence ATGGATGATAAAAAAATAAATAATTCTATTAATAGCCTATTATATTCAATTAAAAAAAATAAAATTTTATTTTTCGTGATAATTTTATTTATAATGTTTATTACAGTTTTTTATTTGAAATATATAGCAGTTAAATATTGGGAGGCAAAACAAGTTATTGAATATAATGAAAATGCATCTATCCAAAATATATCGGAGCTAAATATTTTAGGAAATTTAGGAGGAAGCTCTAATTCAAGTGTTTCAATTGAATTAAATAGAATGATTTCTGATGATGTATTAGAAAAAGTGGTTGAAGATTTAAATATGGTAGATTTTTTAAATAGTAAACTAACCTTATATCAAAAACTTTTTAAAGTAAAGTATTCTAAAAGATCAGCAATAAGATATTTGAAAAATTCTATACATTTTTTTCCAAAAAAAGAAAATCCGAATATTGTGGAAATAAAAGTAAGAACTATAAATCCAACCTATGCTGCTTCAATCATTTCTCTTATGTATAAATATTATAGTAGTTATACAAAGAGTATTGATATGAAAAAATCTGAAATTTTAATTAATCAAATAAAAGAAAAATTTGATCAAATTTCACAAGAATTAGATAATATAAATGAGAAAATAGTAAAATTTAAAGCTATAAATAAGATTACAGAAAATGAGACGAATGGTTATTTAATAGATTATTATATTAAAACATATACTAACCTATTATCGATAGAAAATCAAAAAGCAGATTACGAATTAAGAAAGATTAATATTGAAAATAGTATAAATAATATAGACACAGACTTAAAGAAATTATTAATATTTAATTCTAATAGTGAATTAAAGAATATAAAAAGTAAAATTATTAACTTAAAAATTGAATTAGAAACAACTAAGCTATTATCTCCACAATCGCCAAAAGTTTTTGAACTTGAAACAACTATTAAAACTTTAAATGAAGAATATAATTCTCTTCTTCAAAATGAACTAAATAAGAATAAATTAGCATTTTTAGCAAGTATAGACAAAGAACTTTATAAAGAATATACATCCATATTGTCCTCATTGGATAATATGGATTTATTAAAGAAAACATATGAAGGGATTTTAAATAAGATTGATAGAGAAATAAATAATAAAATAGGACCGACATATGAATATTTACAACTAAAGAAGAATCAAAAAATGCTCGAATTAAAATATCAAATGTATTTAAACACATTAGAAAACGAGAAATTAAAAGTTTCGATGTTAAAAGATAAATTTATTGTTATAAATAAAGTATATATACCAGAGAGTTCTGCAGCACCAAATAAAAAATTAGGTTTAGCTATAGGATTTATATTTTCGATATTTTTATCAATGTTTGTTGTTAATTTAAAAGAAGCCTTTAATCAAAGGATAGATAGTTTATATAAATTGCGAAATATATATGGAGGACCTGATTTTACCTTTAGTGAAATAAAAGATATTTCAAATATTGCAATATATTCGAAATTAAATGGATATAAAAAGATAGGAATATTATTTTCTGAAGAATTAGAATATTTAAAAGAAGAAATTTTGGAAGCTTTTTTCTTATATGATTTTAAGATTATAATGGATAATAATAATAATAATAATAAAGAAAAAATTATAGAAGAATTTAATGATTTTAAAAATAAAAATGATCAATTTATGTTAACTATGATTAATGGTATTAATTCATTTAAGTATTCCTTATATAAAGATCATATAGATATATTTTATGTAATAGCAAATGAATTTTATATCCAGGATCTAATAGATATTTTGGATAAAAATAAAAATGTAAAAATAATATATTTCCAAAAAGGATGA
- a CDS encoding glycosyltransferase: MIKLRIFQLLDKFRFGGGENVAVNYAKVLNKLKIENYIVAEYFDNKFLENLEKNKIKYLSKKNLKENDKDTLFVHTNRNLLKLFLKYKFKNKRPKIYYIQHLNYSKKKMSILSKMINSICDGFIQITPIIENNMSKYIKIKKYFFPNFYINKYSINERDSIRNKIREQLNFLPKDYVVTFSGMFKKGKNVSHIIKLAKEFKEYNNIKFLILGDGPENAIIKNNLQKNIIWLGLVDDVEKYLLATDLYFFSSINEMMPMALIEAINANLPIVAYNTEINKYLLEYQFIVENIEEAKERILEFYNLDFRTYNHKNKFDFEFGIKNLKKILWS, translated from the coding sequence ATGATAAAATTGAGAATTTTTCAATTGTTGGATAAATTTCGTTTTGGTGGCGGAGAAAATGTTGCTGTTAATTATGCAAAAGTTTTAAATAAGTTAAAAATAGAAAACTATATAGTTGCTGAATATTTTGATAATAAGTTTTTAGAAAACCTTGAAAAAAATAAAATAAAATATTTAAGTAAAAAAAATTTAAAAGAAAATGATAAGGATACTCTTTTTGTTCATACTAATAGAAATCTCTTGAAATTATTTTTAAAATACAAATTTAAAAATAAAAGACCTAAAATATATTATATACAGCATTTGAACTATTCTAAGAAAAAAATGAGTATACTTTCTAAAATGATTAATTCAATATGCGATGGATTCATACAAATAACACCTATTATAGAAAACAATATGAGTAAGTATATAAAAATAAAAAAATATTTTTTCCCTAATTTTTATATTAATAAGTATTCTATAAATGAAAGAGATAGTATTAGAAACAAAATAAGAGAACAATTAAACTTTTTGCCTAAGGATTATGTAGTAACGTTTAGCGGAATGTTTAAAAAAGGTAAAAATGTATCACATATAATAAAATTAGCAAAAGAATTTAAAGAATATAATAATATTAAGTTTTTGATTTTAGGTGATGGACCAGAAAATGCAATAATAAAAAACAATTTACAAAAAAATATAATATGGTTGGGGCTTGTAGATGATGTTGAAAAATATCTTTTAGCAACGGATCTTTATTTTTTTTCTTCAATAAATGAAATGATGCCGATGGCTTTAATTGAGGCAATAAATGCAAATTTGCCAATTGTTGCTTATAATACAGAAATAAATAAATATCTTTTAGAATATCAGTTTATAGTAGAAAATATAGAAGAAGCAAAAGAAAGAATATTAGAGTTTTATAATTTAGATTTCAGAACTTATAATCATAAAAATAAATTTGATTTTGAATTTGGAATAAAAAATTTGAAGAAAATACTTTGGAGCTGA